One window of Gloeothece citriformis PCC 7424 genomic DNA carries:
- a CDS encoding diguanylate cyclase: MRYFSAENFLIMIVDSESQNLQLLDSILERAGYKRILAVNVKQVFELIKVTKPNLILLKQSRGNLDSLQLCKNLKNNPLYEDIPILFIINNSPKNNLLNLFESGAEDYINYPFHFPELLKRIKTYLELNYIKAQLNQSLTDSEKLPTIDSLTGLFNRNHFLTLIEQEINRSCRYNYFLSLFILDVDNLRQVQELYDQKGENNLIQLIAKTLSESLRKEDYIGRFSKKKFIVLLPQTSTHFALKVAQRIQKIINHLEIYNKDKRISITVSIGLTTYHINHENVEQLIQRTNQTLLEAQNQGHNQIVIHPNDLKNLLAS; this comes from the coding sequence ATGAGATATTTTTCCGCCGAAAATTTCCTCATCATGATTGTTGATTCTGAATCCCAAAATCTTCAATTGTTGGATTCTATTTTAGAGCGGGCTGGCTATAAAAGAATCTTAGCAGTAAATGTAAAACAAGTTTTTGAACTGATCAAAGTTACGAAACCGAATTTAATTTTATTAAAGCAGAGTAGAGGAAATCTAGATAGTTTACAACTCTGTAAAAATCTGAAAAATAATCCTCTTTATGAAGATATTCCTATTCTTTTTATAATTAATAATTCCCCAAAAAATAATTTATTAAATCTATTTGAATCCGGAGCGGAGGATTATATAAATTATCCTTTTCACTTTCCAGAATTATTAAAACGAATTAAAACATATTTAGAATTAAACTATATTAAAGCTCAGTTAAATCAATCTCTTACGGACTCGGAAAAATTGCCTACTATTGATTCATTAACAGGTCTTTTTAACCGGAATCATTTCCTAACTCTTATCGAACAAGAAATTAATCGTTCCTGTCGTTATAATTATTTTTTATCCCTATTCATTCTAGATGTTGATAACTTGAGACAGGTTCAGGAGCTTTATGATCAGAAGGGGGAAAATAACCTGATTCAATTAATCGCTAAAACCCTAAGTGAATCCCTAAGAAAAGAAGATTATATAGGACGATTTAGCAAAAAAAAATTTATCGTTTTATTACCCCAAACCTCAACTCATTTTGCCCTAAAAGTTGCTCAACGTATTCAAAAAATAATTAATCATTTAGAAATTTACAATAAAGATAAAAGGATTTCTATTACAGTAAGTATTGGATTAACTACTTATCATATTAATCATGAAAACGTTGAGCAATTAATCCAACGAACTAATCAAACTCTCCTAGAAGCTCAAAATCAAGGTCATAATCAAATTGTTATTCATCCCAATGACCTTAAAAATTTATTAGCAAGCTGA
- a CDS encoding GspE/PulE family protein, translated as MSSLNDLSSFTLPPFANKLIQSGYINLPQIQQALIEKKKTGRSLLEILQEIAGKPLPSEFVRQHKKDHLFNLKILYGIDVFDPETYSFEWKQVEELIDTLIPLEICRRYKLLPLKKRNQQPPSIVVALVNPKDPETLDTLKQILRPKQMKLARKVITQQDYNQLIEQYLNQLHSEESIQIHVAEQDLETLVDVSDIFEDVSQSLRNSNLKTQDNQSLGTHDDQGPVVTLVNNILARALESKASEIQIEPHDHHLNVLFRQDGIIAQAFDPIPKEIAAAVVSRFKTLANLDITQFDTPQKGTMQKSFSGRKIDFWISTLPSRHGEKIIIRILDPKAISLDLETLISNHNTRQLTKHLVSRSSGLFLITGPESSGISTTFYAVLAERNRLGVNLATVENSIEQTLSGVNQVEINDEHRKDSNEVLLSFLNQGVDVIGLDQIRGKNTAKTVVEAALSHLVITTLPTPDTANGIVRLTKMGVDASLLSETLIGVINQRLVRRVCPVCRLSYKPNSSQLSKFPSLFSKQKKVTFYKANVLNSSQKELASSKGRLCRHCNGLGYKGQIGVYEVMGISQRLKTLISQEADAETIKQAAIQEGMTSLLSYAVNLVREGHTTLDELERVFPDLLDFNAIQFCEQLKVSASPEFMRRLHKMEKLLEAVNREFNQLKQDLIVTTESEPNRDTAISSRSELSELRESDELETLKKELEFDKETMITATDSQKDPAVLEPDELELELLKKELESDKETVISADDFKDDEEEQQQVQFVPDPW; from the coding sequence ATGTCTTCTTTAAATGATCTTTCCTCCTTTACTCTGCCTCCTTTTGCCAATAAACTGATTCAATCAGGGTATATCAACTTGCCCCAAATACAGCAAGCTTTGATTGAAAAGAAAAAAACCGGGCGTTCCTTATTGGAAATTTTACAAGAGATAGCCGGTAAGCCACTTCCGTCAGAGTTTGTCCGTCAACACAAAAAGGATCACCTTTTTAACCTAAAAATCTTGTATGGGATTGATGTTTTCGATCCAGAAACCTATTCCTTTGAGTGGAAACAGGTAGAGGAACTGATCGATACTTTAATTCCTCTAGAGATCTGCCGTCGCTATAAATTATTACCTCTCAAAAAACGCAATCAACAGCCCCCTTCAATTGTTGTCGCTTTAGTTAACCCAAAAGATCCAGAAACCCTTGATACCCTGAAACAGATTTTGCGGCCTAAACAGATGAAATTAGCCCGTAAAGTTATTACTCAACAAGATTATAATCAGTTAATTGAACAGTATTTAAACCAACTCCACTCGGAAGAATCTATTCAAATTCATGTTGCTGAACAAGATTTAGAAACCTTGGTTGATGTTAGTGATATATTTGAAGATGTTTCCCAGAGTTTAAGAAATTCAAACCTGAAAACTCAAGATAATCAGAGTTTGGGGACTCATGACGATCAAGGGCCAGTCGTCACATTAGTTAATAATATACTAGCCAGAGCTTTAGAAAGTAAAGCCTCAGAAATTCAGATCGAACCTCACGATCATCATTTAAATGTTTTATTTCGTCAAGATGGGATAATTGCTCAGGCTTTTGATCCCATTCCTAAAGAGATTGCTGCTGCGGTTGTTTCTCGGTTTAAAACCCTGGCTAATTTAGATATTACTCAATTTGATACGCCGCAAAAAGGGACGATGCAGAAATCGTTTTCAGGACGTAAAATTGATTTTTGGATTAGTACCTTACCGAGTCGTCACGGAGAAAAAATTATTATCCGAATTTTAGACCCGAAAGCTATTTCATTAGATTTAGAAACCTTAATTAGTAATCATAATACTAGACAATTAACGAAACATCTTGTCAGTCGGTCTTCGGGCTTATTTTTAATTACTGGCCCTGAAAGTTCAGGAATTTCAACTACGTTTTATGCTGTACTCGCAGAACGAAATCGATTAGGAGTCAATTTAGCCACCGTAGAAAATTCCATCGAACAGACTTTATCCGGTGTTAACCAAGTCGAAATTAATGACGAACACAGAAAAGATTCTAATGAGGTACTGTTGTCTTTTCTCAATCAAGGTGTGGACGTGATTGGACTCGATCAAATTCGGGGCAAAAACACCGCTAAAACAGTCGTTGAAGCCGCACTAAGTCATTTAGTGATTACTACTTTACCCACCCCAGACACAGCAAATGGTATTGTTCGGTTAACTAAAATGGGTGTAGATGCTTCTCTGTTAAGTGAAACCCTAATTGGTGTCATCAATCAACGATTAGTGCGTCGTGTTTGTCCGGTTTGTCGTCTGAGTTATAAACCTAATTCCTCACAATTATCTAAATTCCCTTCACTGTTTTCCAAACAAAAAAAAGTCACCTTTTATAAAGCAAATGTTTTAAACTCATCCCAAAAAGAACTGGCTAGTTCTAAAGGTCGATTATGTCGTCACTGTAATGGACTGGGATATAAAGGCCAAATCGGAGTTTATGAAGTAATGGGAATTAGCCAAAGATTAAAGACGTTAATCTCTCAAGAGGCTGATGCAGAAACCATTAAACAAGCTGCCATTCAAGAAGGGATGACTTCTCTCCTCTCTTATGCAGTAAATTTAGTCAGAGAAGGTCACACCACTTTAGACGAACTAGAGCGAGTTTTTCCGGATTTATTAGATTTTAATGCGATTCAATTTTGTGAGCAATTAAAAGTATCGGCATCACCGGAATTTATGCGTCGTTTGCATAAAATGGAGAAACTTTTAGAAGCTGTGAATCGGGAATTTAATCAACTTAAACAGGATTTAATCGTGACTACCGAGTCAGAGCCTAACAGGGATACCGCTATTTCTTCCCGTTCAGAATTATCCGAATTAAGGGAGTCTGACGAATTAGAAACCCTGAAAAAAGAACTGGAATTTGATAAAGAAACGATGATTACAGCGACAGATTCCCAAAAAGATCCAGCAGTCTTAGAGCCGGATGAATTGGAACTAGAACTGCTTAAAAAAGAATTAGAATCTGATAAAGAAACTGTTATTTCAGCAGATGATTTTAAGGATGATGAGGAGGAACAACAACAAGTTCAGTTTGTTCCCGATCCTTGGTAA
- the glgX gene encoding glycogen debranching protein GlgX: protein MHLEIWPGNVYPLGSYWDGKGTNFALFSENATGVELCLFDKDGIEQRLSLTEYDNHVWHCYIPGITPGQRYGYRVHGPYDPASGHRFNPNKLLIDPYAKAIEGDVQNGPEIFGYSFDDPEEDLSFNDADSAHLMPKSVVVDETFDWEGDDLLRIPFHETIIYELHVKGFTKLQPDVPEQLRGTYAGLAHPASIAHLQTLGITSVELMPVHYFLAYPGHLADKGLKNYWGYDSLNFFAPYSGYSYDKTPGGEVREFKEMVKALHKAGIEVILDVVYNHTGEGNHFGPTLSMRGVDNASYYRLVDDDLRYYMDFTGCGNSLNVRHPQILKLIMDSLRYWILEMHVDGFRFDLASALARELYDVNNLSAFFNIVHQDPVIADVKLIAEPWDVGDGGYQVGNFPLLWSEWNGKYRDTMRDFWRGEPGSLGEFAYRFTGSSDLYQTNGRSPYASVNFITAHDGFTLYDLVSYNEKHNEANGEDNNDGESHNRSWNCGVEGETDDPEVIALREQQKRNLLVTLMLSQGVPMLLYGDEMQRTQKGNNNTYCQDNELSWINWEFVEQKAQLLDFTRQLIYFRRKHPVFQRRRWFQGRPIYGKTINDLGWFNPDGSEMTEEQWPIDFAKAIAVFLNGKEIPRVGFQGQRIIDQSFILFFNAHWEELDFYLPEGLQSQEWRALIDTTKPTFIEEGMIYKGTQNVIVQGRSIIVLESLE, encoded by the coding sequence ATGCACTTAGAAATATGGCCAGGAAATGTCTATCCTTTAGGGTCTTACTGGGATGGCAAAGGAACTAATTTTGCTTTATTTAGTGAGAACGCCACAGGAGTCGAGCTTTGTTTATTTGACAAAGACGGGATCGAGCAACGTTTATCCTTAACAGAATATGATAATCACGTTTGGCACTGTTATATTCCAGGAATAACCCCAGGCCAACGCTATGGATATCGAGTTCATGGCCCCTATGATCCGGCGAGTGGTCATCGCTTCAACCCCAATAAACTATTAATCGATCCCTATGCAAAAGCGATCGAAGGAGATGTCCAAAACGGGCCAGAAATTTTTGGCTACAGTTTCGATGATCCAGAGGAAGACCTTTCTTTTAACGATGCTGATAGTGCCCATTTAATGCCTAAATCAGTAGTCGTCGATGAAACTTTTGATTGGGAAGGGGATGATCTTTTACGGATACCCTTTCATGAAACCATTATTTATGAACTTCACGTCAAAGGATTTACCAAATTACAGCCAGATGTTCCCGAACAATTGAGGGGAACGTATGCCGGCCTCGCTCATCCAGCCAGTATAGCCCATCTCCAAACATTAGGGATCACCTCTGTCGAATTAATGCCGGTTCATTATTTTCTCGCTTATCCCGGCCATTTAGCTGATAAAGGACTTAAAAATTATTGGGGTTACGATTCCCTCAATTTCTTTGCTCCCTACTCTGGCTACAGTTATGATAAAACTCCAGGGGGAGAAGTCCGAGAATTTAAAGAAATGGTCAAAGCTTTGCACAAAGCAGGGATTGAGGTAATCTTAGATGTAGTCTATAACCACACCGGAGAAGGCAATCATTTTGGCCCTACCCTATCGATGCGAGGGGTTGATAATGCCTCTTATTATCGTTTGGTGGATGATGATCTTCGCTATTATATGGATTTTACGGGCTGTGGCAATTCCCTCAATGTGCGCCATCCCCAAATTTTAAAATTAATTATGGATAGTCTGCGCTATTGGATCTTAGAAATGCACGTGGACGGATTTCGCTTTGACTTAGCCTCTGCACTAGCACGAGAACTCTATGATGTCAATAACCTATCAGCCTTTTTTAACATTGTTCATCAAGACCCAGTCATTGCTGATGTGAAACTGATTGCTGAACCTTGGGACGTAGGAGACGGAGGGTATCAAGTCGGGAACTTTCCCTTATTGTGGTCAGAGTGGAATGGAAAATATCGGGATACGATGCGAGACTTTTGGCGCGGTGAACCCGGCAGTTTAGGAGAATTTGCCTATCGTTTTACGGGAAGTTCTGACCTCTATCAAACTAATGGCCGTAGTCCTTATGCTAGTGTTAATTTTATCACCGCTCATGATGGCTTTACCCTTTACGATCTCGTTAGTTATAACGAAAAGCACAACGAGGCCAACGGAGAAGACAATAATGATGGAGAATCTCACAACCGGTCTTGGAATTGTGGGGTAGAAGGAGAAACGGACGATCCGGAAGTAATCGCACTGCGGGAGCAACAAAAACGCAACCTTTTAGTTACTTTAATGTTATCTCAAGGTGTCCCTATGCTCCTATACGGGGACGAAATGCAGCGAACCCAAAAAGGGAATAATAATACCTATTGCCAAGATAATGAATTGAGTTGGATAAATTGGGAATTTGTGGAGCAAAAAGCACAATTATTAGATTTTACCCGTCAATTAATCTATTTTCGTCGTAAACATCCCGTTTTTCAGAGACGGAGATGGTTTCAAGGCCGACCCATTTACGGAAAAACCATCAATGATTTAGGATGGTTTAACCCCGATGGGAGCGAAATGACCGAGGAACAATGGCCAATCGATTTTGCTAAGGCGATCGCGGTTTTCTTAAATGGTAAAGAAATTCCTAGAGTCGGGTTTCAAGGTCAACGGATTATCGATCAAAGCTTTATTTTGTTCTTTAATGCTCATTGGGAAGAACTAGACTTTTATTTACCCGAAGGCTTACAATCTCAAGAGTGGAGAGCGCTCATCGATACCACCAAGCCGACTTTTATCGAAGAAGGAATGATCTACAAAGGGACTCAAAACGTTATTGTTCAAGGGCGATCGATAATCGTGTTAGAGTCTTTAGAGTGA
- a CDS encoding sensor histidine kinase: MNFQLSQDKGEEALFSQYLVNFIDDAACCLGVEAQFIYVNEATCNLLGYSRQELLSMTLGDIKESEKEENWLNQWQEIKRQKSYRCNCSLRTKDEQTLGVTITIANVNASNREFYCAVIHPLSPSKTPEISDTQGQQLGELRARFFSTMCHQFRSFLNIISFSNSLLRRYLTSDTETKKLPYLDNIQTAVEQISTLLDKLIFLGKTEVNQVQCEPKPADLDQLCRHLIAQLKPMSDSKQQVIEYICHEDCNSVWIDWELLEQILNNLLTNAIKYSPKSSRIRFELTCDQTTATFEIKDRGFGIPGEELPRIFEPFYRGSNINYIPGTGLGLAIVKNLIDIYGGQIQVHSEIGKGSTFIVTVPNVKAQFPQNF, translated from the coding sequence ATGAATTTCCAATTATCACAGGATAAGGGAGAAGAGGCTTTATTTTCTCAGTATCTAGTCAATTTTATCGACGATGCTGCCTGTTGTTTGGGAGTAGAGGCTCAATTTATCTATGTTAATGAAGCAACTTGTAATTTGCTGGGTTATTCTCGTCAGGAGTTGCTTTCAATGACACTAGGGGATATCAAAGAAAGCGAAAAAGAAGAAAATTGGTTAAATCAATGGCAAGAAATTAAACGGCAAAAATCTTATCGTTGTAACTGTTCCCTTCGGACTAAAGACGAGCAAACTTTAGGGGTAACCATAACAATTGCCAATGTCAACGCATCGAATAGAGAGTTTTATTGTGCTGTCATTCATCCCCTTTCTCCCTCAAAAACCCCAGAAATTAGCGATACACAAGGGCAACAATTGGGTGAATTAAGAGCGCGTTTTTTTTCAACCATGTGTCATCAGTTTCGGTCTTTTTTAAATATTATTTCATTTTCCAATAGTTTATTGAGACGTTATTTAACATCAGACACAGAAACTAAAAAATTACCTTATCTTGATAATATTCAAACTGCCGTCGAACAGATTAGCACTTTATTAGATAAACTGATCTTTTTAGGAAAAACTGAAGTTAATCAAGTCCAATGTGAGCCAAAACCAGCCGATTTAGACCAATTATGTCGTCATTTAATCGCACAACTTAAACCGATGAGTGACAGCAAACAACAAGTCATTGAATATATCTGTCACGAGGATTGTAATTCTGTTTGGATAGATTGGGAACTCCTAGAGCAGATTTTGAACAATTTACTGACAAATGCCATTAAATATAGTCCGAAGTCTAGTCGCATAAGGTTTGAGCTTACTTGTGATCAAACAACTGCAACTTTTGAAATTAAAGATCGGGGTTTTGGTATTCCTGGAGAAGAACTACCGCGAATTTTTGAGCCATTTTATCGAGGTAGCAATATTAACTATATACCCGGAACCGGACTCGGATTAGCGATCGTTAAAAATTTAATAGACATTTATGGGGGTCAAATTCAGGTACACAGTGAAATAGGCAAAGGTTCAACATTTATTGTGACTGTCCCCAACGTCAAAGCTCAATTCCCGCAGAACTTTTAG
- a CDS encoding response regulator, protein MTRILLIEDDQLNCTLLQECLESEGFHIISAEDGFKGLQQAREFLPDLILCDIIMPELDGYSVLLQLRQDPSTAFIPFIFLTAKTSKAEYRRGMELGADDYLTKPLTAHEVIAAVETRLERKAMLERCYFAKCQTILDPPSTQKTGQKEPVSIFPAVSIFNEVFDFIEANYNREITLSDVAQAVGYSPAYLTNRLKRETGRTVNRWIIERRMVEACSLLRNTDWSIEQIATTVGYLNVSYFFRQFRQYKGTTPKAWREQELQSTF, encoded by the coding sequence ATGACCAGAATTTTGCTTATTGAAGATGACCAACTTAACTGTACTTTATTACAAGAATGCCTTGAATCTGAAGGGTTTCATATTATTAGCGCAGAAGATGGATTCAAGGGACTCCAACAAGCGCGAGAGTTTTTACCTGACTTAATTCTTTGTGATATTATCATGCCCGAATTAGATGGTTACAGCGTTTTACTTCAACTGCGTCAAGACCCCTCTACAGCATTTATTCCGTTTATTTTTCTCACTGCTAAAACCTCAAAAGCTGAATATCGTCGAGGAATGGAACTCGGAGCAGATGACTATTTAACCAAACCTCTGACGGCCCATGAAGTCATTGCGGCTGTTGAAACACGACTCGAAAGAAAGGCTATGTTAGAGAGATGCTACTTTGCCAAATGCCAGACGATTTTAGACCCTCCTTCAACTCAAAAAACCGGACAAAAAGAGCCGGTATCGATTTTTCCGGCTGTGTCTATTTTTAATGAAGTTTTTGATTTTATTGAAGCCAATTATAATCGAGAAATTACTTTATCGGATGTAGCGCAAGCGGTGGGTTATTCACCAGCGTATTTAACCAATCGACTGAAACGGGAGACGGGACGAACAGTCAACCGATGGATTATTGAGCGACGGATGGTAGAAGCTTGTTCCTTACTCAGAAATACAGATTGGTCAATCGAACAAATTGCGACAACGGTTGGCTATTTAAATGTCAGTTATTTTTTCCGGCAATTTCGTCAATACAAAGGAACAACACCTAAAGCTTGGCGAGAACAAGAATTACAGTCTACTTTCTAA
- a CDS encoding prephenate dehydrogenase/arogenate dehydrogenase family protein produces MLKQIDRDLIELLAKKIAFLREANLKGINVEETSDMSQLLEQMGVPEFVWKNITLNCVAASQSYNQSTLPVKPKRITIIGGSGKMGRFFTLVFQEAGHQVSILEHQDWHKAPELIGKAELVLVCVNIEHTLTVVEKAAPYLTPSTILAEITSFKTTIVPKLLELHSGPVVSLHPMFGPGVTSFLSQNVIVCGGRQLEACQWILDLIERQGGQLTFCSIAEHDRMMAVVQGMRHFAVFGLGVFLAQEKVNLERSLEFASPLYRLQLDMIGRLFATDGSLSLKMMLSLFERRQFIGRLGATYHHLAQLVAEQDKIALEQEFETTRHFFREQVDRAVEETDYIINSLGVLLADGKSEIDQSQKDSNNNNTRQAA; encoded by the coding sequence ATGCTTAAACAAATTGATCGTGACTTAATAGAACTTCTAGCTAAAAAAATTGCTTTTTTAAGAGAGGCAAACCTGAAAGGCATAAATGTTGAAGAAACTTCGGATATGTCTCAATTACTAGAGCAGATGGGAGTTCCTGAATTTGTTTGGAAAAATATTACCCTCAATTGTGTCGCAGCTAGTCAAAGTTATAATCAATCAACCTTACCCGTAAAACCTAAAAGAATCACGATCATTGGTGGCAGTGGTAAAATGGGGCGCTTTTTTACTTTGGTGTTTCAAGAGGCAGGACATCAGGTCAGTATTCTGGAACATCAAGATTGGCATAAAGCACCTGAGTTAATTGGCAAGGCGGAATTAGTGTTAGTTTGCGTTAATATTGAGCATACTTTAACGGTTGTGGAAAAAGCAGCCCCTTATTTAACTCCCTCAACTATTTTGGCTGAAATTACTAGCTTTAAAACCACGATCGTCCCCAAACTCTTAGAATTACATTCTGGGCCGGTTGTGAGTTTACATCCGATGTTTGGCCCTGGGGTGACATCCTTTTTGTCTCAAAATGTAATTGTCTGTGGGGGTCGTCAGTTAGAAGCTTGTCAATGGATTTTGGATTTAATTGAACGTCAGGGAGGCCAACTGACGTTTTGTTCGATTGCTGAACATGACCGGATGATGGCAGTTGTCCAAGGAATGCGACATTTTGCCGTTTTTGGGTTAGGGGTTTTTCTGGCACAAGAAAAAGTCAATTTGGAACGTAGTTTAGAGTTTGCCAGTCCGCTATATCGCCTACAACTGGACATGATAGGTCGTTTATTTGCCACAGATGGCTCTTTATCTTTAAAAATGATGCTTTCTCTTTTTGAACGTCGTCAATTTATCGGCAGATTGGGGGCTACTTATCATCATTTAGCGCAACTGGTTGCCGAACAAGATAAAATCGCTTTAGAACAAGAATTTGAAACTACTCGTCACTTTTTCCGAGAACAGGTCGATCGGGCTGTGGAGGAAACTGACTATATTATTAATAGTCTGGGTGTGCTTTTAGCCGATGGGAAAAGTGAGATTGATCAAAGCCAAAAAGACTCGAATAATAATAATACAAGGCAAGCTGCCTAA
- the aroF gene encoding 3-deoxy-7-phosphoheptulonate synthase, protein MIVVVKSGTALPEINRICEEVSGTWGITPEIVPGKHKVIIGLIGDTANLDPFRIQEISPSIEQVLKIEKTYKRASREYRHGQAGEVVVRTPNELVHFGEHHPVVLIAGPCAVESEAAIVATAKRIKAAGAKFLRGGAYKPRTSPYSFQGHGESALEMLAIARQESGLGIITEVMDTADVSRIAQVADILQVGARNMQNFALLKKVGAQDKPVMLKRGPSATIDEWLMAAEYILAGGNPNVILCERGIRSFDRQYTRNMLDLSAVPVLRSLTHLPITIDPSHGTGKSELVPMMAKGAIAVGADALMIEVHPNPAKALSDGPQSLTPEQFEQLTTELAAIGQTLNRWPKQTAVLV, encoded by the coding sequence ATGATTGTTGTTGTTAAAAGTGGAACAGCGTTACCAGAAATTAATCGTATTTGTGAAGAAGTTAGCGGGACTTGGGGCATTACACCAGAAATCGTGCCCGGAAAACATAAGGTAATTATTGGATTAATTGGAGATACCGCTAATCTTGATCCTTTCCGTATTCAAGAAATTAGTCCTTCCATTGAACAAGTTTTAAAAATTGAGAAGACTTATAAACGCGCCAGTCGTGAATATCGTCACGGCCAAGCCGGTGAGGTGGTTGTACGTACCCCTAATGAGTTGGTTCATTTCGGTGAACATCATCCCGTTGTTTTAATTGCCGGGCCTTGTGCGGTCGAAAGTGAAGCCGCGATCGTCGCTACTGCTAAACGGATTAAAGCCGCAGGGGCAAAATTTTTACGGGGAGGAGCTTACAAACCTCGTACTTCTCCTTATTCCTTCCAAGGTCACGGAGAAAGCGCCCTAGAAATGTTGGCGATCGCCCGGCAAGAGTCTGGTTTAGGGATTATTACTGAAGTAATGGACACTGCTGATGTTAGTCGCATCGCTCAAGTGGCAGATATTCTTCAAGTTGGCGCTCGGAATATGCAAAATTTTGCCCTCTTAAAAAAAGTTGGGGCGCAGGATAAGCCGGTTATGCTCAAACGGGGGCCTTCTGCCACCATTGATGAGTGGTTAATGGCAGCAGAGTATATCTTAGCGGGGGGTAATCCTAATGTTATCCTCTGTGAGCGGGGAATTCGTTCTTTTGATCGTCAATATACCCGTAATATGTTAGATTTATCGGCTGTTCCCGTGTTGCGCTCTCTGACTCATTTACCGATTACCATTGATCCGAGTCATGGTACGGGTAAGTCTGAGTTAGTGCCGATGATGGCTAAAGGGGCGATCGCAGTGGGAGCAGATGCTTTAATGATTGAAGTTCATCCGAATCCGGCTAAAGCGTTATCTGACGGGCCTCAATCTTTGACCCCAGAACAATTTGAACAGTTAACGACAGAATTGGCAGCTATTGGTCAAACCCTCAATCGTTGGCCAAAACAGACGGCAGTATTAGTTTAG
- the trpD gene encoding anthranilate phosphoribosyltransferase, producing the protein MSLTISPSYPATAPIKLEQNLWSDLLKQLLSGQSLSIPQAADLMQGWLTEAISPALGGAILTAIAAKGVTPEELMGMVQVLYAQPSLHHRQLSFKESTPVIDTCGTGGDGASTFNISTAVAFVAAAAGIKVAKHGNRSASSKAGSADVLEALGLNLSATPEKVVAAVDEVGVTFLYAPGWHPALKSVAALRKELKIRTIFNLIGPLVNPLQPTGQVIGVCDRQSVEIFAQVLHQLSRHRAIVVYGREKLDEAGLGDLNDLAVVSDHGIQTMELDPTSLGLQHAPITALRGGNVTENAEILKNLLQGKGTQAQRDVVALNAALALFVGEAIGGDGDLTTLIEGVELAQTVLQSGEAWHKLEQLAQFLR; encoded by the coding sequence ATGTCCTTGACAATTTCTCCTTCTTACCCTGCTACTGCTCCGATTAAGCTTGAGCAAAACTTGTGGTCGGATTTACTGAAGCAATTACTATCGGGTCAATCTTTGTCTATTCCTCAAGCGGCGGACTTGATGCAGGGTTGGCTAACTGAGGCTATTTCACCGGCTCTAGGAGGGGCTATTTTAACGGCGATCGCTGCCAAAGGCGTAACCCCAGAGGAGTTAATGGGGATGGTACAGGTTTTATATGCTCAACCGAGTTTACACCATCGCCAATTATCCTTTAAAGAGTCTACTCCGGTTATTGATACCTGTGGGACGGGAGGAGATGGCGCATCTACCTTTAACATCTCTACGGCAGTGGCTTTTGTCGCAGCAGCAGCAGGGATTAAGGTGGCTAAACATGGCAATCGTTCCGCATCGAGTAAGGCCGGTTCCGCAGATGTGTTAGAAGCGTTGGGTCTTAATCTGAGTGCTACTCCTGAAAAAGTGGTGGCGGCAGTTGATGAAGTTGGGGTCACTTTTCTTTATGCTCCCGGTTGGCATCCTGCTTTAAAATCCGTTGCTGCTTTGCGAAAAGAGTTAAAGATCCGCACGATTTTTAATCTCATTGGGCCTCTGGTTAATCCTTTGCAACCGACAGGGCAAGTTATCGGAGTCTGCGATCGCCAAAGCGTGGAAATTTTTGCTCAAGTTCTTCATCAACTCAGTCGCCATAGAGCGATCGTCGTTTATGGACGGGAAAAGTTAGATGAAGCGGGATTAGGAGATCTCAACGATTTAGCGGTTGTGTCTGATCATGGAATTCAAACAATGGAACTCGATCCAACCTCGTTAGGACTTCAACACGCTCCCATTACGGCTCTCCGGGGTGGCAATGTGACAGAAAACGCAGAAATTCTTAAAAATTTATTACAAGGAAAAGGAACTCAAGCTCAACGAGATGTAGTAGCTTTAAATGCTGCTTTAGCTCTGTTTGTTGGTGAAGCCATTGGAGGAGATGGAGATTTAACCACATTGATCGAAGGGGTTGAATTGGCACAAACTGTCTTACAAAGTGGAGAAGCTTGGCACAAGTTAGAACAATTGGCTCAATTTCTTCGATAA